A window of Caretta caretta isolate rCarCar2 chromosome 13, rCarCar1.hap1, whole genome shotgun sequence contains these coding sequences:
- the LOC125622397 gene encoding myb/SANT-like DNA-binding domain-containing protein 7, translating into MQSSSAQVTMMESQNRKRAPAWTEREVRDLIAVWREESVLSELRSSFRNAKTFVKISQGMKDRGHNRDPKQCRVKLKELRQAYQKTREANGRSGSESQTCRFYDELHAILGGSATTTPAVLFDSFNGDGGNTEAGFGDEEDDDDDEVVDSSQQASGETGFPQQQGTVSHPGPGASTPRTHPRLPPGPSRRRRDLCCMCFNDHRIFSFPEASEA; encoded by the exons atgcagagctcatcagcacaggtgaccatgatggagtcccagaatcgcaaaagagctccagcatggaccgaacgggaggtacgggatctgatcgctgtttggagagaggaatccgtgctatcagaactccgttccagttttcgaaatgccaaaacctttgtcaaaatctcccagggcatgaaggacagaggccataacagggacccgaagcagtgccgcgtgaaactgaaggagctgaggcaagcctaccagaaaaccagagaggcaaacggccgctccgggtcagagtcccaaacatgccgcttctatgatgagctgcatgccattttagggggttcagccaccactaccccagccgtgttgtttgactccttcaatggagatggaggcaatacggaagcaggttttggggacgaagaagatgatgacgatgatgaggttgtagatagctcacagcaagcaagcggagaaaccggttttccccaACAgcaaggaactgtttctcaccctggacctggagccagtaccccccgaacccacccaaggctgcctcctggacccagcaggcggagaagggacctctg ctgcatgtgtttcaatgatcacaggatcttctccttcccagaggctagtgaagcttag